A region of Massilia sp. KIM DNA encodes the following proteins:
- a CDS encoding MOSC domain-containing protein, producing the protein MINVSGRLVGIAVRGQAAPAQAQAATLIGGAGIAGDRHADPHSPRQVLLAGTAVYRELGLAPLALRENLLLDIDTSALASGTLLRVGADALLRVMFQCEACGGLDRHQPGLSGRIGARRGALARVVGGSDIRVGDQVSILGQRLPAWPEEWPGRVRRVLDALPPGQVIEYRDLARLAGLMSSYCRAFPAAIRRLGPDYAGKAVAAGSESGLPRWTGAGLFEDEGAASG; encoded by the coding sequence ATGATAAACGTTTCAGGACGACTAGTCGGCATCGCGGTGCGCGGCCAGGCAGCGCCGGCGCAGGCGCAGGCGGCGACGCTGATCGGCGGCGCAGGGATCGCCGGGGACCGCCATGCCGACCCACATTCGCCCCGGCAGGTGCTGCTCGCCGGGACCGCAGTCTACCGCGAGCTGGGTCTCGCTCCGCTGGCCCTGCGCGAGAACCTGCTGCTCGACATCGATACCTCCGCGCTGGCCTCGGGCACCCTGCTGCGCGTGGGAGCGGATGCGCTGCTCAGGGTGATGTTCCAGTGTGAAGCCTGCGGCGGCCTGGATCGCCACCAGCCGGGACTGTCGGGCCGGATCGGCGCGCGGCGCGGGGCGCTGGCGCGGGTGGTGGGCGGCAGCGACATCCGGGTCGGCGACCAGGTCAGCATCCTCGGCCAGCGGCTTCCGGCCTGGCCCGAGGAGTGGCCCGGGCGCGTGCGCCGCGTGCTCGACGCGCTGCCGCCTGGCCAGGTCATCGAATACCGCGACCTGGCCCGCCTGGCAGGACTCATGTCCAGCTATTGCCGCGCCTTCCCCGCCGCGATCCGCCGCCTGGGTCCGGACTATGCGGGCAAGGCGGTCGCCGCGGGGAGCGAATCCGGCTTGCCGCGCTG
- a CDS encoding Gfo/Idh/MocA family protein — protein sequence MSSPSANHRIRLGMVGGGEGAFIGAVHRIAARLDDRYELVAGALSSTPDAARRSGQALGLAPERIYDDYARMAREEAARPDGIEAVSIVTPNHLHAPMARAFLEAGIHVICDKPVTTTSADARMLRDLARQRGLVFAVTHNYSAYAMVRHARQMVGEGELGEIRVLQVQYAQDWLTLPIEQEGQKQAAWRTDPARSGGGTIGDIGTHAWQLADTILGQPLAEVAAELSACVPGRAVDDNVQVLLRYRGGARGMLWASQVAPGHGNDLRIGVYGSKGGIQWRQEAPDELWWTPVGEPTRILKRGTPHANAAAARLSRIPGGHPEGYLEGFASLYIEIAAHLLAAREGRSAPPDAWFPTIDDGLRAVEFIEAVQASSRAGGSWTALPG from the coding sequence ATGAGCAGTCCTTCCGCGAACCATCGAATCCGCCTCGGCATGGTCGGCGGCGGCGAGGGCGCCTTCATCGGCGCCGTGCACCGCATCGCCGCCCGCCTCGACGACCGCTACGAACTGGTGGCGGGGGCGCTGTCTTCGACCCCGGACGCGGCGCGCCGCTCCGGCCAGGCCCTGGGCCTGGCGCCGGAACGCATCTACGACGACTACGCACGCATGGCGCGCGAGGAAGCGGCGCGGCCGGACGGCATCGAGGCGGTCAGCATCGTCACCCCGAACCACCTGCACGCCCCGATGGCGCGCGCCTTCCTGGAGGCCGGCATCCACGTCATCTGCGACAAGCCGGTGACCACCACCAGCGCCGACGCCCGCATGCTGCGCGACCTGGCGCGCCAGCGGGGACTCGTGTTCGCGGTGACGCACAACTATTCGGCCTATGCGATGGTGCGCCATGCGCGCCAGATGGTGGGCGAGGGCGAACTGGGCGAGATCCGCGTGCTGCAGGTGCAGTACGCCCAGGACTGGCTGACCCTGCCGATCGAGCAGGAAGGACAGAAACAGGCCGCCTGGCGCACCGACCCGGCGCGCTCGGGCGGCGGCACCATCGGCGACATCGGCACCCATGCCTGGCAGCTGGCCGACACCATCCTCGGCCAGCCGCTGGCCGAAGTGGCGGCCGAACTGAGCGCCTGCGTGCCCGGCCGCGCGGTGGACGACAACGTGCAGGTGCTGCTGCGCTACCGCGGCGGCGCGCGCGGCATGCTGTGGGCGAGCCAGGTGGCCCCGGGGCATGGCAACGACCTGCGCATCGGGGTCTATGGCAGCAAGGGCGGGATCCAGTGGCGCCAGGAAGCGCCGGACGAATTGTGGTGGACGCCGGTGGGCGAGCCGACCCGGATCCTGAAGCGCGGCACCCCGCACGCCAACGCCGCCGCGGCGCGCCTGTCGCGCATCCCCGGCGGCCATCCGGAGGGCTATCTCGAAGGCTTCGCCTCGCTCTACATCGAGATCGCGGCCCACCTGCTGGCCGCGCGCGAAGGCCGCTCGGCGCCGCCCGATGCCTGGTTCCCGACCATCGACGACGGCTTGCGGGCGGTCGAGTTCATCGAGGCCGTGCAGGCATCCAGCCGCGCCGGCGGGAGCTGGACCGCGCTGCCCGGCTAA
- a CDS encoding HDOD domain-containing protein: MTALSDFFHDLKLPTISQVAHSLIATLDDEDASARSVAAIIARDPALTAKLMRLANSARFGSRGHVATLDEAIALAGMGHIRTLALAACFADAFPELPGLDSDEFWKSSMACAGYAKWLAGGLGIDGSEAWLAGMMLRLGELLIYQVSPSTFAEIEQQPHLPGGRWEREQRLLGLSEGQITAELGRRWNFPAKLVRALECSSDPLAAHPFCQLAGVIHLASLLADTPSDDPAIVDELPQDLLDTLRLRKEWMQARFPAHESFAAAA; this comes from the coding sequence ATGACCGCCCTCAGCGACTTCTTCCACGACCTCAAGCTGCCGACCATCTCCCAGGTCGCGCATTCCCTCATCGCCACCCTCGACGACGAGGACGCCTCGGCCAGGAGCGTGGCCGCCATCATCGCCCGCGATCCGGCCCTCACGGCCAAGCTGATGCGCCTTGCCAACAGCGCCCGCTTCGGCTCGCGCGGCCACGTCGCCACCCTGGACGAAGCGATCGCCCTGGCCGGCATGGGCCATATCCGCACCCTGGCGCTGGCGGCCTGTTTCGCCGACGCCTTCCCCGAACTGCCCGGCCTGGACAGCGACGAGTTCTGGAAGAGCAGCATGGCCTGCGCCGGCTATGCCAAGTGGCTGGCCGGCGGCCTGGGGATCGACGGCAGCGAAGCCTGGCTGGCGGGCATGATGCTGCGTTTGGGCGAACTGCTGATCTACCAGGTCTCGCCCTCGACCTTCGCCGAGATCGAGCAGCAGCCCCATCTGCCGGGTGGACGCTGGGAGCGCGAGCAGCGCCTGCTGGGCCTGTCCGAGGGCCAGATCACCGCCGAACTCGGACGGCGCTGGAACTTCCCGGCCAAGCTGGTGCGCGCGCTGGAGTGCTCGTCGGATCCGCTGGCCGCCCATCCCTTCTGCCAGCTGGCCGGCGTCATCCACCTGGCCAGCCTGCTGGCCGACACGCCCAGCGACGATCCCGCCATCGTCGACGAGCTGCCGCAAGACCTGCTCGACACCCTGCGCCTGCGCAAGGAGTGGATGCAGGCACGCTTCCCCGCGCACGAGTCCTTCGCCGCCGCGGCCTGA
- a CDS encoding M28 family peptidase translates to MRQLALATALATTLLSAGALAQAPQDGAGSLGARISPDSLRGHLSYLSSDLLEGRATPSRGLDLAAEYIAAQFRRAGLEPAGDDGYFQTANWQYAQRQPGDLALTVNAGGATLNVPHGGASAGFLDPLSLAATPAVFMSWKAALEDGGAANGKVLVVPAAPVPGAAATLQKQLKSKPALILMVDRERRHSRSGDGWLIDPEQPVVKGAPPVVLLHAADAAAALEKGGATVAASVKPPQVRPVKLRNVVGLLRGSDPQLKNTYVLLSAHYDHLGIRDGEIYNGANDDASGTVAVIETAAALAAEKERPKRSIVFIALWGEELGLLGSRYYGRHPVFPVKDTVANLNLEQVGRTDDSEGPQVASVTMTGFDYSNVSDYLRKAGEQTGVRLWKHPKNSDMYFARSDNQSLADLGVPSHTLAVAFGFGDYHGKDDTWDKIDYDNMARVTRTVALALRNIANDSSKPAWTSVPNAAKYLEASRQLHGGK, encoded by the coding sequence ATGCGCCAACTCGCCCTCGCCACCGCCCTCGCCACCACCCTGCTGTCCGCCGGCGCCCTGGCCCAGGCCCCGCAGGACGGGGCCGGCTCCCTCGGAGCCCGGATCTCGCCCGACTCGCTGCGCGGCCACCTGTCCTACCTGTCCTCCGACCTGCTGGAGGGCCGCGCCACGCCTTCGCGCGGGCTGGACCTGGCGGCCGAGTACATCGCCGCCCAGTTCCGCCGCGCCGGCCTGGAGCCGGCCGGCGACGACGGATACTTCCAGACCGCCAACTGGCAATACGCCCAGCGCCAGCCGGGCGACCTGGCGCTCACCGTGAACGCGGGCGGCGCCACCCTCAACGTGCCGCATGGCGGCGCCAGCGCCGGCTTCCTCGACCCCCTCAGCCTGGCGGCCACGCCGGCGGTGTTCATGAGCTGGAAGGCGGCGCTGGAAGACGGCGGCGCGGCCAACGGCAAGGTGCTGGTGGTGCCGGCCGCCCCGGTGCCCGGCGCCGCCGCGACCCTGCAAAAGCAGCTCAAGAGCAAGCCCGCCCTGATCCTGATGGTCGACCGCGAGCGCCGCCACAGCCGCAGCGGCGACGGCTGGCTGATCGACCCGGAGCAGCCGGTCGTCAAGGGCGCGCCGCCGGTGGTGCTGCTGCACGCGGCCGACGCCGCAGCAGCGCTCGAAAAAGGCGGGGCCACGGTCGCGGCCAGCGTCAAGCCGCCGCAGGTAAGGCCTGTCAAGCTGCGCAACGTGGTCGGCCTGCTGCGCGGATCGGACCCGCAGCTGAAGAACACCTATGTCCTGCTATCGGCCCACTACGACCACCTCGGCATCCGCGACGGCGAGATCTACAACGGCGCCAACGACGACGCCAGCGGCACCGTGGCGGTGATCGAGACCGCGGCCGCCCTGGCCGCCGAGAAGGAGCGCCCGAAACGCAGCATCGTCTTCATCGCCCTGTGGGGCGAGGAACTCGGCCTGCTCGGCTCGCGCTACTACGGCCGCCATCCGGTGTTCCCGGTGAAGGACACGGTCGCCAACCTGAACCTGGAGCAGGTCGGCCGCACCGACGACAGCGAAGGCCCACAGGTGGCCTCGGTCACCATGACCGGATTCGACTACTCGAACGTCAGCGACTACCTGCGCAAGGCCGGCGAGCAGACCGGCGTGCGCCTGTGGAAGCACCCGAAGAACAGCGACATGTACTTCGCGCGCAGCGACAACCAGTCGCTGGCCGACCTCGGCGTGCCCTCGCACACCCTGGCGGTCGCCTTCGGCTTCGGCGACTACCACGGCAAGGACGACACCTGGGACAAGATCGACTACGACAACATGGCGCGCGTCACCCGCACCGTCGCCCTGGCGCTGCGCAACATCGCCAACGACTCCAGCAAGCCGGCCTGGACGAGCGTACCCAACGCGGCCAAATACCTGGAAGCCTCGCGCCAGCTGCACGGCGGGAAATGA
- a CDS encoding sensor histidine kinase, with protein MTTDAVPLPPERPRLARFLEDLRLAMIMCVVAAIVITLVVGRPETLYEQIVFSLCIGTLAFGIVDGARLLFWDRPIITLRQWLALVGVMLLAAPIAHFTGMHMGFAIMGYEPPTLAEYPNPGRVSMIGLTFMVIASVTMLVRHRERLRRIRQEHADARLRAEMIERQALQAQLRLLQAQIEPHMLFNTLANLQGLIALDPERAGRMLDQLIQYLRATLGATRSERTTLGQEFAAMEAYLGLMQVRMGERLSFHLELPEALRKAGMPPMLLQPLVENAIIHGLEPKIEGGEVRIVAEARDGLLEICVRDTGLGLRDAPASRGGGVGVSTTRERLRAIYGEAAGVVLAPAQPSGAIVRLTLPLETTA; from the coding sequence ATGACCACCGACGCCGTCCCCCTGCCGCCCGAGCGGCCCCGCCTGGCGCGCTTCCTCGAGGACCTGAGGCTGGCCATGATCATGTGCGTGGTGGCGGCCATCGTCATCACCCTGGTGGTGGGCAGGCCCGAGACCCTGTACGAGCAGATCGTGTTCTCGCTCTGCATCGGCACCCTCGCGTTCGGCATCGTCGACGGCGCCCGCCTGCTGTTCTGGGACCGTCCCATCATCACGCTGCGCCAGTGGCTCGCTCTGGTCGGGGTGATGCTGCTGGCCGCGCCGATCGCCCACTTCACCGGCATGCACATGGGCTTCGCGATCATGGGCTACGAGCCGCCGACCCTGGCCGAGTATCCGAACCCCGGCCGGGTCAGCATGATCGGCCTGACCTTCATGGTGATCGCCAGCGTGACGATGCTGGTGCGCCACCGCGAGCGCCTGCGCCGCATCCGCCAGGAGCACGCCGACGCCCGCCTGCGCGCCGAGATGATCGAGCGCCAGGCGCTGCAGGCCCAGCTGCGCCTGTTGCAGGCCCAGATCGAGCCCCACATGCTGTTCAACACCCTGGCCAACCTGCAGGGCCTGATCGCCCTCGACCCCGAGCGCGCCGGCCGCATGCTCGACCAGCTGATCCAGTACCTGCGCGCTACCCTGGGCGCCACGCGCAGCGAGCGCACCACCCTGGGCCAGGAATTCGCGGCCATGGAAGCCTACCTCGGCCTGATGCAGGTGCGCATGGGCGAGCGCCTGTCCTTCCACCTCGAGCTGCCGGAGGCGCTGCGCAAGGCCGGCATGCCGCCGATGCTGCTCCAGCCCCTGGTGGAAAACGCCATCATCCACGGGCTGGAACCGAAGATCGAAGGCGGCGAGGTGCGCATCGTGGCCGAGGCGCGCGACGGCCTGCTCGAGATCTGCGTGCGCGACACCGGCCTGGGACTGCGTGACGCCCCGGCCAGCCGCGGCGGCGGCGTCGGCGTGTCCACCACCCGCGAGCGCCTGCGCGCCATCTACGGCGAAGCCGCCGGCGTGGTACTGGCTCCGGCCCAGCCCTCGGGCGCGATCGTACGACTGACCTTACCATTGGAGACCACGGCATGA